The nucleotide sequence CGGCCGGCACGCCGTTTCTTCCTGGCCCTGATACCGCCGCTGGCGGCAGGCGCGATTCTGACGCCGCGACTCTTCAATTCCGGACGCTCCGACCTGCTGCCCGCCGTCTGGCTTCTTCTCTACGGAGCGGGAATCGTGACGGCCGGGGCCTTTTCGGTGAAGCCGGTGCCGATCATGGGGGCCTGCTTCATGGCCCTCGGGACCGCGGCGCTCGCTTTGCCGCCGGGCTGGGGCAACCTCTTCATGGCGGCCGGCTTCGGGGGGCTGCACCTCGGCTTCGGCGCCTTCATTGCCTGGAGGCACGGTGGGTAGATCTCCCGTTTCCCGCAGAGCTCCCGAGACCGAGCGCAAGAGTGTGCCGGCCCCCTCCGCGCCGCGCGCCCGCGCCCTCCAGCTGGATCGCATCATCCCCGATCGGATTCGCCTTGGAATCCTCAGCGCCCTGGCGACGCATCCCACCCTGGCTTTCAACGAGCTGAAGGAGATGCTCGACACCAGCGACGGCAACCTGAGCGTGCATGCCCGCAAGCTGGAGGAGGTGCGCTACATCACGGTGCGCAAGTCATTCGCCGGCAGGATTCCCAGGACCGAGTTCAAGCTCACCGATGCGGGGCGGAAGGCGCTGGAGTCCTATCTCGGCCACATGGAGGCGCTGATCCAGGCGACCCGCTCGTCCTAGCGGACGAATGCGGCGCCGGCATCGCCGATTTGGAGTCGGAAATGATCTTCACACCCAACAATGCCCCTGCGGTCGTGCTCCTGTTCCTTGGGACCGTTCTCGTCGTCGGGATCGGCGTGACCTCGGGGGCCTGGCTCGCCTATCGCAAGCGCTTCGTGGCGGCGCGCCGGATTGGGGAGGCCCTTGCCGTCGTCCTGCTGATATACGGGGGGACGCTCCTGGCCCATTCCTTCACCAGCAGCGACCGCTCGCTGGAGCCGGGACAGCTGAAGTACTTCTGCGAAATCGATTGCCATCTTGCCTATTCGGTCGAATCGGTCCGCGAAGTCTCATCGCTTCCCGGACCTCCGGCGGTCCATGCGAAGGGAAGGTTTCTGATCGTCAGCGTGAAAACCTGGTTCGACCCCAACACCATCTCGCCGCACCGCGGCAACGGCGAGCTGTATCCCAATCCCCGGGCAATCGAGCTGGAAGACTCCGCCGGAGTCCGGCACAGGCCCTCGGTGGAAGCCGAGAAGGCCGCCGTGCCAGGGAGCGATCCGCGCGAGCCGCTGGCGCGCCCGCTGCGCCCCGGCGAGTCGTACACCACCGATCTCGTCTTCGACCTGCCGGCTGCGGCGCACGCCACGCGGCTGCTCATCACCGAGAATCTCGCGGTGGCTCCCTTCATCGTCAGCCACGAGAACAGCCTGTTCCACGGAAAGACCTGGTTCCGCCTCCCCACCCCCGGCAATTCCTGACCTCCTGAGCGCGCTCCAACACGAATCGATCGCCGTTGCGGGGGGGAGGGTCGGATGCTACACTCCCCGCCCATGGAGATCCTGAGCTCCTCCCTGAATCCGAAGGATTCCCGCTTCCAGGAAAATGACGCGCACCACCGGCGGCTGGCCGCCGAGCTGAGGGAGCGGCTCGCCCGGGCGCGCGAGGGCGGCGGCGCGCAGTACCGCGAGCGCCATGTCCAGCAGGGAAAGATCTTCGTGCGGGATCGGATCGATCAGCTGCTGGATCCCGGCTCTCCCTTCCTGGAGCTGAGTCCCTTGGCCGCCTGGGAGATGTACGATCAGGAAGCGCCCTGCGCCGGGTTGGTCACGGGAATCGGCCGTGTCAGTGGGCAGGAATGCCTGATCGTCGCCAACGATGCCACGGTCAAAGGCGGGACCTACTATCCGATCACGGTGAAGAAGCACCTGCGCGCCCAGGAGATCGCGGCGGAGAACAACCTGCCTTGCATTTACCTCGTCGATTCGGGCGGCGCCTTCCTGCCGCTGCAGGCGGAGGTCTTTCCCGATCGCGAGCACTTCGGACGGATCTTCTATAACCAGGCGCGCCTGAGCGCCGCGGGAATCCCACAGATCTCGGCGGTGATGGGAAGCTGCACCGCCGGCGGCGCCTATGTCCCGGCGATGAGCGACGAGACCGTCATCGTGAAGGGGATAGGGACGATTTTCCTCGGTGGCCCGCCGCTGGTGAAGGCGGCCACGGGCGAGGAAGTCAGCGCCGAGGATCTGGGAGGCGCCGACGTTCACACGCGCCGCTCGGGCGTGGCGGACCACATGGCCGATGACGACACCCATGCTCTGGCGCTGGTGCGCGGGATCGTGGCGACCTTGAACCGGCGCAAGTCGGTCGGGATCGATGTCGCCGAGCCGGAGGAGCCGCGCTACGACCCGGCCGAGATCTACGGGTTGCTGCCGAGCACCTTCCGTGAAGTCTACGACGTGCACGAAGTCATCGCGCGTCTCGTCGATGGCAGCCGCTTCCGGGAGTTCAAGGCGCGCTACGGCACGACGCTGATCTGCGGCTTCGCGCGCGTCGAGGGGTATCCGGTCGGAATCCTGGCGAACAACGGCGTCCTGTTCAGCGAGTCGGCCCTCAAAGGGACCCACTTCGTGGAGCTGTGCACCTCGCGCGAGATCCCGCTGCTCTTCCTGCAGAACATCACCGGCTTCATGGTGGGCCGCGAGTACGAGGCGGGCGGTATCGCCAAGGACGGAGCGAAGATGGTGCACGCCGTCGCGAATGCCTCGGTGCCGAAGCTGACGGTCATCATCGGTGGGAGCTTCGGAGCGGGGAACTACGGCATGTGCGGACGGGCTTACTCGCCGCGCTTCCTGTGGATGTGGCCCAACGCCCGC is from Candidatus Polarisedimenticolia bacterium and encodes:
- a CDS encoding transcriptional regulator, coding for MGRSPVSRRAPETERKSVPAPSAPRARALQLDRIIPDRIRLGILSALATHPTLAFNELKEMLDTSDGNLSVHARKLEEVRYITVRKSFAGRIPRTEFKLTDAGRKALESYLGHMEALIQATRSS
- a CDS encoding carboxyl transferase domain-containing protein gives rise to the protein MEILSSSLNPKDSRFQENDAHHRRLAAELRERLARAREGGGAQYRERHVQQGKIFVRDRIDQLLDPGSPFLELSPLAAWEMYDQEAPCAGLVTGIGRVSGQECLIVANDATVKGGTYYPITVKKHLRAQEIAAENNLPCIYLVDSGGAFLPLQAEVFPDREHFGRIFYNQARLSAAGIPQISAVMGSCTAGGAYVPAMSDETVIVKGIGTIFLGGPPLVKAATGEEVSAEDLGGADVHTRRSGVADHMADDDTHALALVRGIVATLNRRKSVGIDVAEPEEPRYDPAEIYGLLPSTFREVYDVHEVIARLVDGSRFREFKARYGTTLICGFARVEGYPVGILANNGVLFSESALKGTHFVELCTSREIPLLFLQNITGFMVGREYEAGGIAKDGAKMVHAVANASVPKLTVIIGGSFGAGNYGMCGRAYSPRFLWMWPNARISVMGGEQAANVLATVKDEQQVRQGKKPMADGDRAEFMRPILEKYETEGSPYYSTARLWDDGILDPAQTRRVLGLALSAALNAPKQPTRYGVFRM